CCCCGCCGACCGGCAGGTGAAGGTCGTCGCCTTCGGCGGTGACGGCGGGACCTACGACATCGGCCTCCAGGCGCTGTCCGGCGCCATGGAGCGCGGGCACGACTTCGTCTACATCTGCTACGACAACGGCGCCTACATGAACACGGGCATCCAGCGCTCCAGCGCCACCCCCTACGGCGCCGCCACCACCACCTCCCCCTCCGGGGAGGTGATCCCGGGCAAGTCCCAACCGCGCAAGGACCTCACCAGCATCGCCGCCGCCCACCACATCCCCTACGCCGCCCAGACCACCGTGGCCCACTACAACGACCTGGCCACCAAGCTGGAAAAGGCCCTCAAGGTGGACGGGCCGGCCTTCCTGAACGTCCTGTCGCCCTGCGTTCCCGGCTGGATGATCCCGACGGAGAAGAGCATGGAGGTCACCCGCCTGGCGGTGGAGACCTGCTACTGGCCCCTCTTCGAGGTGGAAAACGGCGTGATGAAGCTCAACTACAAACCCAAGGAGAAGAAGGCCATCACCGAGTGGACCCGGACCCAGGGCCGCTTCCGCCACCTGTCCAACCCCAAGAACGCCCACGTGATCGAGGAACTGCAGCGGCAGGTCGACACGTACTGGGAGTACGTCCTCCGCCTGGAGGCCTCGCACCAGAAGTGAGCCGTCGAGCCCCGGCGGGTTTCCGGATGGCGGTGCGACGCCCTCCGGGGCCCGGCGGGCCCGGAAGACCGGCAGGGCCCGGCGGGTCCGACAGGCCGGCGGGGCCCGGGGGCTCATCAGCTT
This is a stretch of genomic DNA from Acidobacteriota bacterium. It encodes these proteins:
- a CDS encoding pyruvate ferredoxin oxidoreductase (catalyzes the formation of acetyl-CoA from pyruvate and coenzyme A), translating into MMANLKELSKKPDHFTAGHRLCAGCGIPIIPKLLYRVTDYDIVVTSATGCFEVATTIYPYTSWAKPFVHSAFENAAATASGIEAMYKSLKAQGKFPADRQVKVVAFGGDGGTYDIGLQALSGAMERGHDFVYICYDNGAYMNTGIQRSSATPYGAATTTSPSGEVIPGKSQPRKDLTSIAAAHHIPYAAQTTVAHYNDLATKLEKALKVDGPAFLNVLSPCVPGWMIPTEKSMEVTRLAVETCYWPLFEVENGVMKLNYKPKEKKAITEWTRTQGRFRHLSNPKNAHVIEELQRQVDTYWEYVLRLEASHQK